A segment of the Thermogemmata fonticola genome:
CCGCATGAACGCGCCTTGCGCGATGAGGCGGAACTGGAGGAGGAACGCCGCCTCTGCTTTGTCGGGATGACGCGGGCCATGCGGGAATTGCACTTGTGCCATGCCCATTTGCGAGAATACCGGGGCGTGATCCGCTGCGCTATCCCCTCCGGTTTCCTGGATGAGTTGCCTCGGGATCAAGTGGAGTGGCACGATCTGACCAGCACCGATTCGAACTCAACCCGGCCAGGCGATCGGCCGATCGTGTATGCTCCGCCGCCCTCGTTGCCTCCTGTGCCTTCCCTGCCGTCGTCTTCTGCTTCCGATCTGTCCGGAAGCCGCCGAGGAGGCAAGTCCATTTTACCGCCTCTTCACAGATCCGCTGCTAATGGAGAGGCCGTGGAAGGGTTGGCTCCCGGAATCGTCATCCAGCACGAACAGTTCGGCATCGGTCAGGTCGTGGCAGTCAGTGGCTTTGGAGCCCAGCAACGGATGAAGGTACGTTTTCCCGCCCACGGGGAAAAGACGTTACTGGTAGCTCAGGCTCCCTTCCGCATCCTCAATCGCCGTTCCGGTAGCTGACGCCCAGGCGAGACCTTCGGTCTTGCTGGGATACTGTTCCTTCGGTGACGCGGCACTTTGTTTTCCGGGATTGCCCCCTTACCTTCCGGGACTGCACACTTCCTTTTCGGCGGCTATAACGTCTCCCCGGAGAGCCACACCCGTAACCCTGCCAGCAGCCCCTTGATGGTGCTGGCGTCGAACCAGGGCCGGACACTTTGGAGAATCCCAGCCATGTTTGTACTCAGCGCTTTTGCGGATGAAATCTCGGCGGATCCGCGGGAACAGATCGCTGTGTTGCAGAAATGCCGCATCCGTTATGTGGAGTTCCGCTCAGTTTACGGGACCAATTGTCTGGCCTTGAGCGATGCGCAAGTCCGCGAATTCAAGAAGATGCTCGAAGATGCGGGGATTGGGGTGTCGGCCATCGGTTCGCCCATCGGCAAGGTACCCATCGATGCACCCTTCGAGGAACATCTGCGGAAGTTTGAGCGGGCCATCGAATTGTGCCAGATGATGGGCACGCGGAATATCCGCATTTTCAGTTACTATCCGCCAGGGAATGATCCCCAATTCGACCCGAACCGCTGGCCGGAATATCGGCAGGAGGTGATCCGGCGCATGCAGGTGAAGGCCGAGCGGGCGGCCCAAGCGGGTGTGGTGCTGTTCCACGAGAATGAACACCGCATCTATGGCGATTCACCCGATCGCGTGCTGGACGTGCTCCAGAGTGTCAACAGCCCGGCGTTGCGGGCGGCGTATGATGCGGCCAACTACGCCTACTGCAACTACGATCCGGTGGAAGGGTGGGAGAAGACGAAAGCCTACACAGCGCACCTGCATATCAAAGATTGGAAGAAGGGGGGCCACGCGGCGGGTCATCATTACGGGGTCCTAGCCGGGCATGGCGATGGCTGCATAGCTCATAGCATTCGGGATGCAGTGGTACGGAACTATCATGGGTATGCAGTTCTCGAGCCGCATCTGCGCGGCGGCGGGCCCACGGGAGGCATTACCGGACCGGACCTCTTCCCCTGTGCCGTTGAAGCCTTCCGCCTTCTTCTCCAGCGGTGCGGCGGACAGGAGGGTTGATCTCCTGCCATCGAACTATGGCCCGCAGTGTTTGGATTAGGCGTAAAATCCAGCAAAAGTTTGTACAGGACGGGGCCGAATCGCTCTCTGGAAGTCGGAACTTCACAGGCGAGAAGGGGATCATGCCGACGGTCCATGTGCGGGTGACGGCGGCCGATACCGGCGAAGCTCTACCGGTGCGGCTGCGCCTTGTGCGGACAGATGGCCGGGAATGCGTGCCGCTGGGGTACTATGCGGATTTCCCGACGCAGCGCCATGAGGATGTCGGAGGCCGGGTTCGTGTGGGGCACGAGCGCTGGTACTACATCGATGGGAGCTGCGAAATCCCCTTGCCGGGAGGAGAACCGCTGCGGCTACAAGTGGCGGCGGGACCGGACTACCAACCGCGGGATGAGATGCTGACCCTGGGTACCGGCCAGCTCACTTTGCGGCTGGTTCTCCATCGCCGCTGGAATCATCGTTCTGCCGGCTGGATGGCTCTGGACTTGCGTTGTCACGACATAACGCCGCATCTGGCTTTGTTAGAGGCTGCTGCCGAGGGATTGGATGTTGTGCAACTGTTGGCTCGCCGCATATCCTTTCTCAGCCAGGATGGCCATACCTATGACATCATTCCTCATTTGGCGGCCTTCAGCGGCCAGCATCCGCTGCTGAGCCGTCCTCAAAGCCAGGTCTATGTCAACACCCTCAATGAACATCCGGTGTTGGGGCGCTTGGCGTTGCTCCACGCCCACCGTCCCATCTTCCCGCTAGTGTTCGGGGAGGATGCCGGAGATGACTG
Coding sequences within it:
- a CDS encoding sugar phosphate isomerase/epimerase family protein, which translates into the protein MFVLSAFADEISADPREQIAVLQKCRIRYVEFRSVYGTNCLALSDAQVREFKKMLEDAGIGVSAIGSPIGKVPIDAPFEEHLRKFERAIELCQMMGTRNIRIFSYYPPGNDPQFDPNRWPEYRQEVIRRMQVKAERAAQAGVVLFHENEHRIYGDSPDRVLDVLQSVNSPALRAAYDAANYAYCNYDPVEGWEKTKAYTAHLHIKDWKKGGHAAGHHYGVLAGHGDGCIAHSIRDAVVRNYHGYAVLEPHLRGGGPTGGITGPDLFPCAVEAFRLLLQRCGGQEG